Sequence from the Verrucomicrobiia bacterium genome:
GAGATCCTTGTGCCCGGCCCGGGGCCAGAACGGAATGGCCCGGATTCTCGGAAACCGCCCCTCCGAATCGCATCCACTTCCTGAACAAGGCGCGGAGGCACGGCCCTGGAGGAGCCATGCGGCGAGGTGCCGGGTTCACCCGTGGAGGACTTCAGGTCAGAGACAGGAATCTGGAAAGCGTTCCCGGATCATGCGCTCTATGCGGACGACCTCGGCTGGAGGAAAGAGGCGGCGGGGAACACGCCGCCGGACGGCATCGAGAAGAGCATTCCAATCCTCGAGTGGCGGTTCAGGCAGAGGCACCCAAGGTTCGGACCTGCGCAGGCGGGTATGAAACTGCCATTCGCCACCGTAGCGGCGGGCGTAAACATGGATCTTGAAACCTTCGGGGGAAGGGCGGGACCAGGCGATCTCAGACTTGATGGCCATGCTGCTATTCCGGCAGGTCCACCGAAGCAACCGCCATGGCGGCGATGCCTTCGCCGCGGCCCAGCGCTCCGATTCCTTCGTGCGTGGTCGCCTTGACCCCGACCCTCCGCAGATTGAGGTGGAGTGCCTGCGCAATGTTCTGTTTCATGGTCAGCACATAGGGTGCGATTTTGGGGTGCTCGGCAATGACCGTGGCATCCACATTGATCAACCGGCCCTCGTGGAACATCACCTGGCGGGCGGCCTCCTGGAGGAACACAGAACTGGGTGCATTGAGCCAGCGTGGATCGGTGTTCTTGAAGAAGTGGCCGATGTCGGGCTCTCCCAGCGCACCGAGAATGGCGTCGCAGATGGCGTGCATCAGGGCATCGGCGTCGGAATGTCCGGCGAGTCCGTGGGTGTGAGGGATTTCCACCCCGCCCAGGATCAACTTCCTTCCGATCACAAGGGGATGGACGTCATAGCCAATACCGACGTGAATCATGGCAACAGGATAGTTGTCGCGAAGCTTCGGGTCACGCTGTCAGGCTGGAAAAGAAGAGGCTTGGACCTGGGTTATTGGGTTTCTCCCTTGGTGACGTGGAGGAACACTTTCTCAAGCCCGACTTCATCCTCGTACAATTCGACGACGGGAACTCCGGCCCGAACGAGACGGTCCGGGATGAAGGAAGGGTCGGCTTCATGGTCGGCGAAGGTGACTTTGATGCGATTCTCGAGGACTTCCGCCGCAAGGACGCCCGGTTCTGAGCGCAGGAGCTGGGCGGCGTGCTCGAAGGGGGGGTGAACTCTGACCCAGTACACCGTGGGGTTGCCGAGTTGTTGCCTGGCGCCCTGCACGGGGCCGGCATAGATCAGGGATCCCTTTTCGAGGATGGCGACGCGATGACAGAGGGTCTGAAGCTCGCTGAGGATATGGGAGGAGATGATGATGGTCTTCCCCATGCGCTGCAGTTCCTGGAGGACGGCCATCATTTCGATGCGTGCCCGGGGATCCAGGCCGCTGGCGGGCTCGTCGAGGAGGAGGAGACGGGGGTCGTGGATGAGAACCCGTGCGAGGCCGAGGCGTTGCTGCATGCCGCGGCTGAGGGCGCCGATCAGGGTGCCGCGCTTTTCATGAAGTCCGACGAGGTCCAGAACATCGGCCACGGTACGGTCGCGTTGGGCGGAGGGGATGCGATAGCAGGCGCCGAAGAAGTCGAGGTATTCGGTGACCTCCATGTCCTTATACACGCCGAAGAAGTCAGGCATGTAGCCGATCAGATGACGGACATCATCCGCATGGGAGACGACATCGTGTCCGAAGACGGCTGCCTTTCCGGAGGAGGGGAGCAGAAATGTGGCGAGGATTCGGAGAGTGGTGGTCTTGCCGGCGCCATTGGAGCCGATGAAGCCGAAAAGTTCGCCCGGTTCCACGGTCAGGTTGAGTTGATCGAGGGCCACCAGCGAACCGTAGGTGCGGGTAAGCCCGAAGGTCTCGACCGCAGGCTGGGTTGGAGGGTTCATGACTGGCATGCCGGCTAAGGATCAGGGGTTGTGGAGGGAAGATGAGGATTCGGGCGCCGACAACACGGCTCGGACAACGACATCCTTTCGGGAGCGGCGGGGCGTGAACTGGTGGATGGGAAGTGCGAGGGATTGGTTGGAGGACCATGCAAACAGCACGGGCTGGTCGGAGAGGGCAAGAGTGGACAGGGAGAAGCCTGCGGGAGAAACGAGGACCTCGCCCGAAGGGGTGCGGGAGCTGAGCGTGTTCTGGCCCAGAGAGGCCAGGATGACAGCGTCGAGAGTGAGATCGATCCGGCCTGAATCCTCGCGGCCGAACGCGGATCGACGTTGCTGGGCTGTGGCGAGGATCTGCGGAAGGCGGTCCAGGGCCTCGGACAGCGGCGTGTCCGGGCGGTGGGGGAGGATACGGTCAAGGCGCTGACCTGGAGGAAGGGGGCCGAGTTCGTGGAGCTGTCCCCGGTAGGCGAGCCGGACTGGATTCAAGGAAAGGGCGGAGCGATTGACGACGAGTGCACGCAAGCCTTCCGGAGCGGGTTCCACACTGCCTTGCACGAGCGGCGAAGCCGGCTGGAACCAGTCGTTGACATAGAGCTGACTGACCCAGAGTGGCATGAAGGTTTCGCCCTGGAAGCCGACGGCCGGGTGCCATAGTTGGAGGCGGCCCGCCTCGGAACGGGAGGAGGAACCCGACGGGTGAAACTCCGGGCGCAACGTGGAGAAGGGAACCTCGCTGGAGAGGCGGTAACGGGCATTGACGGGGGAGTAGAGGGAGATCCAGGTGCGGCCGCGCAAGTGGCTGCCGGTCGGGCCGGCGATCTGATCCACGACCTGGACTTCATTCCATTCGAGGTCGCCGGAGCGGAGTCGATAACCGAGGAGATAGATCAACGCGGCGAACAGGGCGACATAGACGGGAAAGGTGATCCAGGTCCACATCTGGCGATTCAGCCTTCGAAGGATCCAGCGATCGAGCGGGCCGATGACGGCGAGATAGAGCACCAGGAGAAGGAGCAGGGTGCCGACGGGGAGCTTGCGAATCTGGCGGCTGTCGAGCATCGCCCCGAACACTCCGTCCACGCCGACTCCGCTGCGACGGGGAGCCAGTCCGGGATCGAGGAGTTCGGGAGGCACGGCGAGGAGCCTGGCCCAGAACCAGTCTCGATGATCCCAGCTGCGGAAGGGTTCCCGTTCGGGGCTGAAGGTCAGCACCGTGATCCATCCGCGCCCGTGCCGGGACGCGAGGAGGAGGGGGGTATTGCCCTGGGCGACGAGGACCTGGGCCGGCGAGGATACGCCTGTCACCACCGTGATGTCTGAGTTGAGAAATGCGGGATGCGGTTCGAGGGCGAGGTAGGGATCAGCCGTCTGCGGGGTGGGGCTGGGGCGGAGGCGTGCCGAGCGCCCGCCCGTTCCTGGATCCGTTGGGTGGACGGGTACGGGTACCGTGAGGACGGGGCTGGCGCCCTGTTGGAGCCAGCGGTGGAGAGCTTCCCCGGCGGGGACCTGGGCGACGGTTGCGGGGGCGAAGGGGAGCAGATTCCGCAGCCAGGGGATGCTGGTGACGTCCGAGGGTTGCTCGATGGCCACGATCAGGTGCCCGCCTCCCAGGAGCCATGCGAGGAGTGCCTCGACATGGTGGGGCAGCAATTCGGAGGCTCGTTCGGAGTGGAGGTAGCAGGCGGCAAGGGCCTCGAGCACGATGGGGTGGTCCGGCAGGAGGTCGGGCTGCAGCCGTACCACGGTTGGGAGAAGTTCCGGGGCGCGCTGAGGTGGCAGAGGAAGGGTGGGAAGGCCGCCGAGGGAGCGGGGAAGAGCCCCGATCAAGGGCATTGAAGCCGCGACAATCTTCGGCTGCAGCTCCGCGCGGTCTGCCATCAGCGTTCCTGAGAGATCGAGGAGAGTGGCTTCCCAACGGAGGTGCCGGCCGGAGGCGGCGAACACGGGCAACAACCGGCGCTTTCTGGTTCCGGTGGGAAGATCGAGGTCGAAGGCGTACCGCTGGGAATCCGGACTGCCTTCCGGATGGAGGACGACGGTTCCCTGAACCGGAGGTCCATCGTTGCGGACATCGAACACGACGGGGAACCAATGACCCTCGCGGGCCTGGTCATCGAATCCCATGAAGACGTCGAACTGCACCTCGGGGCTGGGATCCGTAGCGACGCTTGTCAACGGGGCTGCCGCCGCGAGGAACGGGGCGGCGAGGGCGGCGAGGGCGGCGACGAGTCGGACCAGGGCGCACCCGGCGCCGGGTTGCCGGCGGTCCCTTTCCGAAGGGGACAAGGGGGTCAGGGGTTGCGGGGCGACGGATTGAAGGTGAGTCATCGCACGGGCCGGAGGCGTGATACGGCCGGGCGGGTGCTCAGCGCAAGGACGGGAATCCGGCCAGGATGGCACGGGTCCCGGGGGGGTGGACGCTTTTGCGCTTCTGGCATGGAGGGTGGCCTTTCTAGGATGGCGGCTTGTGGAACGTATTGCCTTCGAGTTGGGGCCGCTGACGTTGACGTGGTATGGGATCTGCGTGGCCACGGGATTCTGGGTGGGGGCCTGGACCTCGGCGCGCCGTGCGCCGCGGGCGGGAGTGGCGGCGGAGGCGATTTGGGATGTGCTGTGGGTGCTGATTGTGGCGGGGATTGTGGGGGCCCGGGCATTGTACGTGGTGACCTACTGGGATCGAAGTTTCCGGGGCGAGCCCTGGACGGAGATCTTCATGGTGCATCACGGGGGCTTGGTGTTTCACGGGGGGTTCGTGGCGGCCATGCTGGCAGGGTTCGCCTGGTGCCGTTGGCGGCGGCAACCGGGGTGGACGATGGCGGACATCCTGGCCCCCGGGGTTGCGCTGGGGCACGCGATCGGCCGGATCGGATGCCTCCTGAACGGGTGCTGTTTCGGAAGGGCCTGCGAACTTCCATGGGCGATTCGGTACGGGGCCGATCATGAGACCCGCGGCATTCCGGTGCATCCGACGCAGGTCTATGAGGCCGGGTTGTCGCTGGCCGTGGCCGGCGGGCTGGCCTGGTTGTTTGGGAGACGGCGTTTTGAGGGTCAGGTGTTCGCGGTCTATCTCATGGCCTATGGGGTGATTCGGAGTGTTGTCGAGTGGTTCCGGGGCGACTATCCGGCGTCGGCCCTGTACTTCGAACGTGTGACGCCCGCCCACTGGATCAGCGCAGGGCTGGTGGCGGTGGGGGTCGTGTTGTATGGGGTGCGGAAGCGCTCCGGTGCGGCCGGCCGGCCGGCCCTTCCTTCGGCTGTGTCGTGAAGCGCGATCCGCTTTTTCTGACGGTGGAGGCGCCGGCGGCCGGGGCGCGGTTGGATGCTTACCTGCGGGAGCGACTGGATGGCGTCTCGCGAGGCACCATCCAGCGCCTGATCGAATCCGGGAGCATCCGGGTCAATGACCGGCACGCCAAGGTGACCCAGGTGCCGCGTCCCGGGGACAGGATCGAGGTGAGATGGCCGGATGTGCGCCCGGCCGAGGCACGGGCCGAGGCGATTCTGCTGGAGGTTCTTTACGAGGATGAGCACCTGCTGGTGATCAACAAACCGCCCGACCGGGTGGTTCATCCGGCGGCGGGCCACGAGGAGGGCACGCTGGTGAATGCGTTGCTGCATCACTGTGCCGGGCAGTTGAGCGGCATCGGCGGTGTGGCGCGCCCGGGGATCGTCCATCGACTCGACAAGGACACCAGCGGCTGCCTGGTGGTGGCCAAGAACGATGCGGCGCACCTGGCGCTGGCGGCGCAGTTTGCCGGTCGGCAACTGGGGAAGGTTTACCAGGTCATTGTGTGCGGGAGGATGGAGACGGATTGCGGCGAGATCCGGGCGGCGATCGCACGGCATCCAAACCATCGGAAGCGGATGGCGGTGACGTCGGGGGGACGCGATGCCTGGACGTCGTTCCGGGTGCTGAAGCGGTTCGCGGGAGCCACCTGGGTCGAGGCGGCACTGCACACGGGGAGGACGCACCAGATCCGGGTGCACATGCACCATGTGGGGCATCCGGTCGTGGGGGATGCGATCTACGGGCGCCGGCTCAATGGGCGGCTGGCGGAGGCGTCGGGGTACACGGCACCGCGGCAGTTGCTGCACGCGTGGCGGTTGGTGTTTTCGCATCCTGAGGATGGGCGGCGGATTGGGATCGAGGCGCCGTTGCCGATGGATTTCATCGAGGGACTGCGGGTGCTCGGGGGCATGAGCGCCGCCGAGATTGCGGCGTGTCTTGATGCAGGGAGGCTGCGAAAGGAGGGAGGATGAACGGCCGCGGGCCACTTCCTGACTCTGGCGATGGGCGGGGGAACGGGCGGGCGATCCGGTTTGGCGCCGGTCGCGTGGGATGCATCCTGGCGTCGCTCGGGGTGTGGGTTGGGGCGTGTGCCGGCGTACTGACCGCGAAGGCGGACGAGGCATCGCCGGCCCTTCAGGTCGGGGAGGGGTTGGGACCGGTTCGACAGGATCGTGGCGAACCGCCTGGGGCCCCCTGGCCAAGACACGTGGTGGAAGCTGACCGCTGGTGGCTGTTGAATCTGCCGGGCGGCCGGCGATTCGACGCCT
This genomic interval carries:
- a CDS encoding RluA family pseudouridine synthase; translated protein: MKRDPLFLTVEAPAAGARLDAYLRERLDGVSRGTIQRLIESGSIRVNDRHAKVTQVPRPGDRIEVRWPDVRPAEARAEAILLEVLYEDEHLLVINKPPDRVVHPAAGHEEGTLVNALLHHCAGQLSGIGGVARPGIVHRLDKDTSGCLVVAKNDAAHLALAAQFAGRQLGKVYQVIVCGRMETDCGEIRAAIARHPNHRKRMAVTSGGRDAWTSFRVLKRFAGATWVEAALHTGRTHQIRVHMHHVGHPVVGDAIYGRRLNGRLAEASGYTAPRQLLHAWRLVFSHPEDGRRIGIEAPLPMDFIEGLRVLGGMSAAEIAACLDAGRLRKEGG
- a CDS encoding ABC transporter ATP-binding protein → MPVMNPPTQPAVETFGLTRTYGSLVALDQLNLTVEPGELFGFIGSNGAGKTTTLRILATFLLPSSGKAAVFGHDVVSHADDVRHLIGYMPDFFGVYKDMEVTEYLDFFGACYRIPSAQRDRTVADVLDLVGLHEKRGTLIGALSRGMQQRLGLARVLIHDPRLLLLDEPASGLDPRARIEMMAVLQELQRMGKTIIISSHILSELQTLCHRVAILEKGSLIYAGPVQGARQQLGNPTVYWVRVHPPFEHAAQLLRSEPGVLAAEVLENRIKVTFADHEADPSFIPDRLVRAGVPVVELYEDEVGLEKVFLHVTKGETQ
- the ispF gene encoding 2-C-methyl-D-erythritol 2,4-cyclodiphosphate synthase; this encodes MIHVGIGYDVHPLVIGRKLILGGVEIPHTHGLAGHSDADALMHAICDAILGALGEPDIGHFFKNTDPRWLNAPSSVFLQEAARQVMFHEGRLINVDATVIAEHPKIAPYVLTMKQNIAQALHLNLRRVGVKATTHEGIGALGRGEGIAAMAVASVDLPE
- the lgt gene encoding prolipoprotein diacylglyceryl transferase, giving the protein MERIAFELGPLTLTWYGICVATGFWVGAWTSARRAPRAGVAAEAIWDVLWVLIVAGIVGARALYVVTYWDRSFRGEPWTEIFMVHHGGLVFHGGFVAAMLAGFAWCRWRRQPGWTMADILAPGVALGHAIGRIGCLLNGCCFGRACELPWAIRYGADHETRGIPVHPTQVYEAGLSLAVAGGLAWLFGRRRFEGQVFAVYLMAYGVIRSVVEWFRGDYPASALYFERVTPAHWISAGLVAVGVVLYGVRKRSGAAGRPALPSAVS